A window of the Hordeum vulgare subsp. vulgare chromosome 5H, MorexV3_pseudomolecules_assembly, whole genome shotgun sequence genome harbors these coding sequences:
- the LOC123399194 gene encoding uncharacterized protein LOC123399194: MWWWRRRKFRLNGVDVHCSVHRLHYFVRVQVRSSRSGKDPGRERRRRRFTRSTGRPSTVATTGAMPKTWCMAAETVPAATEPAKIAGVAVVAAKSANTMTTATAVSTSTAVTNEVQEEG; this comes from the coding sequence ATGTGGTGGTGGAGGCGCCGCAAGTTCCGGCTCAACGGCGTCGACGTCCATTGCTCCGTCCACAGGCTCCATTACTTCGTCCGCGTACAAGTTCGGAGCAGCCGGTCCGGCAAGGATCCAGGCCGGGAGCGGCGCCGGCGCCGGTTCACGCGAAGCACCGGAAGGCCCAGCACCGTGGCGACCACGGGCGCCATGCCTAAGACGTGGTGCATGGCGGCGGAAACCGTTCCGGCGGCCACCGAACCGGCGAAGATCGCGGGCGTGGCGGTTGTGGCGGCGAAGTCCGCCAACacaatgacgacggcgacggctgTGTCGACGTCGACCGCCGTCACGAATGAGGTGCAGGAAGAAGGATAG